One stretch of Thalassovita sp. DNA includes these proteins:
- a CDS encoding NYN domain-containing protein, with translation MFYQTQKCALFIDGQSLFYACRELGFAVDYQALRNYFAEATMLARAKFYALDRVEDGQSPLRRTVDWLTHNGFSPVILDQPTVECTGAVKHRQAVLNGHKAVDALSMGGAIDHAVFIDNSPSLIPVIAALQAQGITVTVISTIKTDVPMIGQDLRRTADHFLDVNDLAQSIQFEPARTSVA, from the coding sequence ATGTTCTACCAAACCCAAAAGTGCGCTCTGTTCATTGATGGCCAAAGCCTTTTCTATGCTTGTCGTGAGTTGGGCTTTGCTGTCGACTACCAGGCCCTGCGCAACTACTTCGCAGAGGCAACGATGCTTGCGCGCGCCAAATTCTACGCGCTCGACCGCGTAGAGGATGGCCAGTCCCCGCTGCGCCGCACCGTTGATTGGCTCACTCACAACGGCTTCAGTCCGGTGATCCTCGATCAGCCCACTGTCGAATGCACCGGAGCAGTAAAACACCGCCAGGCAGTCTTGAATGGACACAAGGCGGTTGACGCCCTGTCGATGGGTGGAGCCATCGATCACGCGGTTTTCATCGACAACAGCCCCTCCCTGATCCCCGTTATTGCAGCGCTCCAGGCGCAAGGGATCACCGTCACCGTGATTTCCACGATTAAAACCGATGTGCCCATGATCGGCCAAGATCTGCGCAGGACTGCTGATCACTTCCTCGATGTGAATGATCTCGCCCAATCAATCCAGTTTGAACCGGCACGCACATCCGTCGCCTAA
- a CDS encoding helix-turn-helix domain-containing protein, whose amino-acid sequence MYDHMDISNRLRQARIDAGFRSASEASNRFGWTAPTYSAHENGSRAPKPKDIEKYATAFRADPCFITFGIEHQPERVAGIGDSALRQVIEFVMEHDGARTAPPREIADLIIDLCHYVSQSGEAGLGEIVNFEMRRRAAQSK is encoded by the coding sequence ATGTACGATCACATGGACATTTCGAATAGACTTCGCCAAGCACGCATTGATGCAGGGTTCCGCTCAGCCTCTGAGGCGAGCAACCGCTTCGGGTGGACGGCACCAACGTATTCCGCTCACGAAAACGGTAGCCGCGCGCCAAAACCAAAGGACATCGAAAAGTACGCAACTGCGTTTCGAGCGGACCCATGTTTCATCACGTTTGGAATTGAACATCAGCCGGAGCGTGTCGCGGGAATTGGAGACAGCGCACTGCGTCAGGTGATCGAGTTTGTGATGGAACACGACGGAGCACGAACAGCTCCGCCGCGAGAAATTGCAGATCTAATTATCGATCTATGCCATTACGTATCTCAATCGGGCGAAGCCGGGCTGGGCGAAATTGTAAACTTCGAGATGCGCCGCCGCGCCGCTCAATCAAAATAG
- a CDS encoding DUF7681 family protein: MGHVEIKTGAAMDAKTPVTDSAMKTVRLRFNPSSLPQVDRIKSLAAALISECEQIRDQGESGAREATIAITEVQGACMFAVSAATAHLA; encoded by the coding sequence ATGGGTCACGTAGAAATCAAAACCGGCGCAGCAATGGACGCCAAGACACCCGTAACCGACAGCGCGATGAAAACCGTGCGTCTCCGCTTCAATCCCTCATCCCTGCCCCAGGTTGACCGGATCAAGTCGCTGGCAGCCGCGCTCATCTCAGAGTGTGAACAGATCAGAGATCAAGGCGAGAGCGGCGCGCGCGAAGCCACAATTGCAATCACTGAAGTTCAGGGTGCCTGCATGTTTGCGGTTTCAGCAGCCACTGCCCACTTGGCCTGA
- a CDS encoding phage head-tail joining protein, whose translation MAYSHDDLDNINAAIASGADQAMIQGEMVKYRSLSDMRSIRNEIERALSPSKAPSGIGQIFVPSTSRGL comes from the coding sequence ATGGCCTATTCCCACGACGATCTCGACAACATCAACGCGGCAATTGCGAGCGGGGCTGACCAGGCGATGATCCAGGGCGAAATGGTGAAATATCGCAGCCTGAGCGATATGCGCAGCATTCGCAATGAGATCGAGCGGGCGCTTTCCCCGTCCAAAGCGCCCTCAGGTATCGGCCAGATCTTCGTGCCTTCGACCAGCCGGGGGCTCTGA
- a CDS encoding terminase small subunit, with protein MSERDPGAGARDQVDACAAIDQDQREDLQETGAQTEPPRDEPVLNRGQIALCFDVSENTIDKWIRKGMPVESKGTNGKSYQFYLSDCKAWRNAEIESERQSQAAADLFVQQERAKYLNVGAGSERAGMTPAQMREMAQAELLHMQAAQKRGALVHVEEMVDLMDAVFGEVRSALDGLPDWMEREFGLSPEQVERAIGYCDGVMQEMHDRLSEAHLGQVEGVIDEGDRRLI; from the coding sequence TTGAGCGAGCGGGATCCGGGCGCAGGCGCGCGCGATCAGGTGGATGCATGCGCGGCGATCGATCAGGATCAACGCGAGGATCTGCAGGAGACCGGCGCCCAGACTGAGCCGCCCCGTGATGAACCGGTTTTGAACCGGGGGCAGATCGCCCTTTGTTTCGACGTTTCGGAAAACACTATCGATAAGTGGATCCGCAAAGGCATGCCTGTGGAAAGCAAAGGCACCAACGGCAAAAGCTATCAGTTCTACCTGTCGGACTGCAAAGCCTGGCGCAACGCTGAGATTGAAAGCGAGCGCCAATCACAGGCCGCAGCGGATCTGTTCGTCCAGCAGGAGCGGGCCAAATATCTGAACGTTGGTGCAGGATCTGAACGCGCCGGTATGACGCCCGCCCAGATGCGAGAGATGGCACAGGCCGAGCTGCTGCACATGCAGGCCGCGCAAAAGCGTGGTGCCTTGGTGCATGTCGAGGAGATGGTGGATCTTATGGATGCGGTGTTTGGCGAGGTGCGTTCAGCATTGGACGGCCTGCCGGATTGGATGGAGCGCGAGTTCGGCCTGTCACCTGAACAGGTCGAGCGCGCGATTGGCTATTGCGACGGTGTCATGCAGGAGATGCATGATCGCCTGAGCGAGGCGCACCTGGGGCAGGTTGAGGGTGTGATTGATGAAGGCGACAGGCGCTTAATCTGA
- a CDS encoding head maturation protease, ClpP-related has product MKGNKLIQGGEILLFGTIMRDRWIWPEDEGLFSSVMVNQALGQFNNGPVTLRVNCDGGDPFEGEAIRAAIADYPGEVTIKIHGAAHSAASLMILSADQIEMSLGSVMLVHDPSTGAYGNPAEIKATLEDLEALAEVYASVYAMRTGKTQAQAREIMRKGITFSASQAVEEGFVDRVSVDCETGAELPASEMHQKAQIAMMQAAGRVRAAQMKFDAAKASDSNSASGAATGADAPLSNGEPQMVKKNPKTGAQTGAPVNDPAATTMAGGDQGTAPAGTAGASAPDDGGQAAAASGADGVPAEGQTGAVMQAGQTTVASEVAAALAADRARGAEIREMAAPFAMHMEPGAIDDLVNNGSTVDQARAVVMAAAASHQPQTRRVQITRDETDTRMEGMIGALMHQANPGAYALEGPAESYRGLRLKSLAMQLSGGGFGYDEMSAIRRGMISTSMTGGAHGVSDFAYITGEVLNRTLRGSYKRRPQSWRKLSRRRTATDFRALHSVNFGGDLEFKKVDENGEYQRAVLQDEATKLAVEQYGRDLAITLKAVINDDMGVFERLPGDFAMRASTLESKVMWKLIRDNAEINGTALFHADHKNLGGTGGITVTNVAKGRKAMWEQRPVGSKDKDDFIEVVPDLIYAPPALETSMLQFVAEAVPTKMADANPFSKTLTPVTEARLGAAAGGSDTHWYLFSSDLPPLEHAYLDGYEAPSVVINEGMNPDVIKMTARHIFGGAAAEFRGSYRHG; this is encoded by the coding sequence ATGAAGGGAAATAAGCTCATCCAGGGCGGCGAGATCCTGTTGTTTGGCACCATCATGCGGGATCGTTGGATCTGGCCTGAGGATGAAGGTTTGTTCAGCTCAGTAATGGTCAATCAGGCGCTCGGGCAGTTCAACAATGGCCCGGTGACACTGCGGGTTAACTGCGACGGCGGGGATCCGTTCGAAGGCGAAGCCATCCGTGCAGCGATTGCCGATTATCCGGGTGAGGTCACAATCAAGATCCATGGGGCGGCGCATTCGGCGGCCTCGTTGATGATCCTGAGCGCCGACCAGATCGAAATGTCGCTGGGATCGGTCATGCTGGTGCATGACCCATCAACCGGGGCCTATGGCAACCCTGCCGAGATCAAGGCCACGCTTGAGGATCTTGAGGCTTTGGCCGAGGTCTATGCCTCTGTCTATGCGATGCGCACCGGCAAGACGCAGGCGCAGGCCCGCGAGATCATGCGCAAAGGGATCACCTTCTCGGCCTCACAGGCGGTTGAGGAGGGCTTTGTGGATCGGGTCAGCGTTGACTGTGAAACGGGCGCAGAACTGCCCGCCTCAGAAATGCACCAAAAGGCGCAGATCGCCATGATGCAGGCGGCGGGCCGGGTCCGCGCCGCCCAGATGAAATTTGATGCCGCCAAGGCGTCAGACAGCAACAGCGCCTCGGGCGCTGCAACCGGGGCAGATGCGCCCCTTTCCAATGGAGAGCCTCAGATGGTTAAGAAAAACCCCAAGACGGGTGCCCAAACGGGTGCCCCGGTGAATGATCCCGCAGCCACCACTATGGCAGGCGGCGATCAAGGCACCGCACCGGCTGGCACTGCCGGTGCCAGCGCACCTGATGACGGCGGGCAGGCGGCTGCTGCGTCGGGTGCAGACGGCGTGCCTGCAGAAGGTCAAACCGGCGCAGTGATGCAGGCTGGTCAAACTACGGTCGCATCGGAGGTCGCTGCCGCTCTGGCGGCTGATCGTGCCCGTGGCGCCGAGATCCGCGAAATGGCTGCGCCCTTCGCCATGCATATGGAGCCGGGGGCGATTGATGACCTGGTAAATAACGGCAGCACCGTTGACCAGGCGCGCGCAGTGGTGATGGCCGCTGCCGCAAGTCACCAGCCGCAGACCCGCCGCGTGCAGATCACCCGCGATGAAACTGATACCCGCATGGAAGGCATGATCGGCGCTCTGATGCACCAGGCCAATCCGGGTGCTTATGCTCTGGAAGGCCCGGCGGAAAGCTATCGCGGTCTGCGTCTCAAATCCCTGGCCATGCAACTTTCCGGCGGTGGCTTCGGATATGACGAAATGTCGGCAATTCGTCGCGGCATGATCTCAACTTCGATGACCGGCGGCGCACATGGTGTGAGTGATTTTGCCTATATCACGGGCGAGGTTCTTAACCGGACCCTGCGCGGGTCCTATAAGCGTCGTCCGCAGTCCTGGCGCAAGCTGTCGCGCCGCCGTACTGCAACCGATTTCCGCGCTCTGCACTCCGTCAACTTCGGTGGTGATCTTGAGTTTAAGAAGGTTGATGAAAATGGCGAATACCAGCGTGCTGTTTTGCAGGATGAAGCCACCAAGCTGGCTGTTGAGCAGTATGGCCGCGACCTGGCGATCACCCTGAAAGCGGTGATCAACGATGACATGGGCGTCTTTGAGCGCCTGCCGGGTGATTTTGCGATGCGCGCTTCGACGCTGGAAAGCAAGGTGATGTGGAAGTTGATCCGCGACAATGCGGAGATCAATGGCACGGCCTTGTTCCATGCTGATCACAAGAACCTGGGTGGCACCGGGGGCATTACGGTCACCAATGTCGCCAAGGGCCGCAAGGCCATGTGGGAACAGCGCCCGGTTGGTTCCAAAGACAAGGATGACTTCATCGAAGTTGTGCCGGATCTGATCTACGCCCCGCCTGCGTTGGAAACGTCCATGCTGCAGTTTGTGGCCGAGGCTGTGCCCACCAAGATGGCTGACGCCAACCCGTTTAGCAAAACCCTGACGCCGGTAACTGAGGCTCGCCTGGGGGCTGCTGCCGGTGGGTCGGATACCCACTGGTATCTGTTCAGCTCGGACCTGCCGCCTTTGGAGCATGCTTATCTGGACGGCTATGAGGCCCCTTCGGTGGTGATCAATGAGGGGATGAACCCCGACGTGATCAAGATGACCGCCCGCCATATCTTCGGCGGTGCTGCCGCTGAGTTCCGCGGTTCCTACCGCCACGGCTGA
- a CDS encoding phage terminase large subunit family protein translates to MQIPDRPAGQSPVLAPLPPFTSARDVLRRCLASLLPATRMSVVAAATRFMKVNANGRWSGFDPEVTPYMIEPANMLASRLYREWVFAGPARTGKTVVILQGVNHGITCDPGVMHITHMTESTAEKWVDEELLPMIENSPELAKRQGMGRSDRNMLSKKFIGGAKLTIGPPTKANLSGRTIRTVLFTDLDRMPLTIGKEGTPFSMGAKRNETLGSRGMTAAESSPGHPITDPEWQAQTPHEAPPAAGIVDLYNGGTRGRWYWDCPCCGEPFSPSFDYLVYDKDLLLAEAGEQAYMVCPHDDCGGVIEASEKVALNRKGYWLHETAAGGLARIESGDVLKSERVSYMLDGAAAAFASWTRLVAKYETAQRALQATGDEEQLKVVVNTDLGRPYLPQAMRTEALLSLKDLKAARLEIPKKVAPSWARFLIAAVDVQKGRFVVQVMAFGLDGQRVPIDRFDLHTPPADAPGATDRGLQPEKFIEDWGVLRPLLSEAFAYPVEGAEHALMPMAVGCDFHGEPGVSDRADAFWSARKADGEKDRWFFIRGYGGFKVDGRRWYKQPSRASKGDKPRAIWLLNIATDRYKDTLFAALGRTEGGPGSQRVPLWMEDDHLKEFTAEVRKSTGYEKRPGMPRNESIDLSSYALAVAEHKGLDRLSSATSLPEWALEGWANTYAVAQASDETTKPAPKPARPKRRAPTRMSYLE, encoded by the coding sequence ATGCAGATCCCTGATCGCCCGGCTGGGCAATCTCCGGTGTTGGCTCCGCTGCCACCGTTCACATCTGCGCGCGATGTGCTGCGGCGTTGTCTGGCTTCGCTGTTGCCGGCAACCCGCATGAGTGTCGTGGCGGCTGCAACCCGGTTCATGAAGGTGAACGCAAACGGACGGTGGTCTGGCTTTGACCCAGAGGTCACGCCCTACATGATCGAGCCAGCCAATATGCTGGCCTCGCGGCTTTACCGCGAGTGGGTTTTTGCGGGTCCAGCGCGGACAGGCAAAACGGTGGTGATCCTGCAGGGGGTAAATCACGGGATCACTTGCGATCCTGGGGTGATGCATATCACCCATATGACAGAAAGCACCGCTGAAAAGTGGGTCGATGAGGAGCTGTTGCCGATGATCGAAAACAGCCCGGAACTGGCCAAGCGCCAGGGCATGGGCCGGTCGGATCGCAACATGCTTTCAAAGAAGTTTATCGGCGGCGCAAAGCTGACCATCGGCCCGCCGACAAAGGCCAACCTTTCGGGCCGCACCATCCGTACAGTGCTGTTTACAGACCTTGACCGGATGCCGCTGACGATCGGTAAGGAAGGGACGCCCTTTAGCATGGGGGCCAAGCGAAACGAAACGCTTGGCTCTCGCGGGATGACCGCTGCGGAAAGCTCGCCCGGTCATCCGATTACGGATCCCGAGTGGCAAGCACAAACGCCGCATGAGGCCCCGCCAGCGGCGGGGATTGTGGATCTCTACAACGGCGGTACGCGGGGGCGGTGGTATTGGGATTGTCCTTGCTGCGGTGAGCCGTTCTCACCTTCGTTTGACTACCTGGTCTATGACAAGGATCTGTTGCTTGCAGAGGCCGGTGAACAAGCCTACATGGTTTGCCCGCATGATGATTGCGGTGGCGTGATCGAGGCCAGCGAAAAGGTAGCACTGAACCGCAAAGGCTATTGGCTGCATGAAACGGCGGCGGGCGGTCTGGCCCGGATCGAAAGCGGCGACGTGCTTAAATCCGAGCGTGTGTCTTACATGCTGGATGGGGCCGCAGCGGCTTTTGCCTCATGGACGCGCCTGGTTGCAAAATACGAAACGGCCCAGAGGGCGCTGCAGGCAACCGGCGATGAAGAACAGCTCAAAGTCGTGGTCAACACGGATCTTGGCAGGCCCTACCTGCCACAGGCAATGCGAACCGAAGCCTTGCTATCACTCAAGGATCTGAAAGCCGCGCGGCTGGAGATCCCCAAAAAGGTTGCGCCGAGCTGGGCGCGTTTCCTGATCGCGGCGGTTGATGTGCAAAAGGGGCGCTTTGTTGTCCAGGTCATGGCCTTTGGGTTGGATGGTCAACGGGTCCCGATTGATCGGTTTGATCTGCATACGCCACCAGCAGATGCGCCAGGTGCGACGGATCGCGGGCTGCAGCCTGAAAAGTTCATTGAGGATTGGGGGGTCCTTCGGCCTCTGCTGTCAGAGGCATTTGCCTATCCGGTTGAGGGGGCGGAGCATGCTTTGATGCCTATGGCTGTCGGGTGTGACTTCCACGGCGAACCTGGCGTCTCTGACCGCGCAGATGCGTTTTGGTCAGCGCGCAAGGCTGATGGGGAGAAAGATCGCTGGTTCTTCATTCGGGGCTATGGCGGTTTCAAAGTCGATGGTCGGCGTTGGTATAAACAGCCTTCGCGCGCCAGCAAGGGTGACAAGCCTCGCGCGATCTGGCTGCTCAACATTGCGACCGACAGATACAAGGACACGCTGTTTGCCGCCCTTGGCCGAACTGAGGGCGGACCGGGATCGCAGCGAGTGCCGCTCTGGATGGAAGATGACCACCTCAAAGAGTTCACCGCTGAGGTGCGCAAGTCGACCGGCTATGAAAAGCGCCCCGGAATGCCGCGCAACGAAAGTATCGACCTGTCGAGCTATGCCCTTGCCGTCGCTGAACACAAGGGCCTCGATCGTCTCTCCTCGGCCACCTCGTTGCCTGAATGGGCGCTGGAGGGGTGGGCCAACACCTATGCCGTTGCTCAGGCGAGCGATGAAACCACCAAACCCGCGCCCAAACCCGCACGGCCCAAACGGCGTGCGCCCACGCGCATGTCATATCTGGAGTGA
- a CDS encoding phage portal protein, with product MMHFNTANMLDRAILAVAPRRGLDRIEAKARARILMNFDGAGRGPRLKSWKAPATDADAASLAGRARLRQLSRDMMRNAPFAKRAQSVTTNNVVGQGIQPSVQGANKRQRDKAATRILGHLKSKSLDKYGEHDIFSAQSLVQDAVFESGEVLVLRHNRPARAGLDLPFQIEVLEIDHLDPTVTTGPGGNEVRDGIEYDDGGHVVAYHIYQQHPGSSSRKIKIKSDRWVADNVLHIKRLERPGQTRGVPWLAPVMLTMGEMRDYLEAQLLKQKISALLVGVVKSTSGAGLSEEQKAAGVGEMRPGGIVYLEDGQEMNFSDPPDVGDFDAVVRLALVAIAMGLGITYEALAGDLSRVNFASSKVGRIEMDANIKTWQSRVMIGQFCDGVAKWALQAYRLTPGAHKGVAIHWTPPARPMIDPSREMKPVIEKIDKGLTSRQRSIREMGQDPEIIDQEIEEDEVRDAERAKRVAKRTNQEQSPSEPAEGEGDEGK from the coding sequence ATGATGCATTTCAACACAGCGAATATGCTGGATCGGGCGATCTTGGCGGTTGCGCCGCGTCGTGGCCTTGATCGGATCGAGGCCAAAGCGCGCGCCCGGATCTTGATGAATTTCGACGGCGCTGGACGTGGCCCGCGTCTGAAAAGCTGGAAGGCCCCGGCAACGGATGCGGATGCAGCCAGTCTGGCCGGTCGCGCCCGGTTGCGTCAGCTCAGCCGCGATATGATGCGCAATGCGCCCTTTGCCAAGCGCGCACAATCGGTGACCACCAACAACGTGGTGGGGCAGGGGATCCAGCCCTCTGTTCAAGGCGCAAACAAGCGCCAGCGCGACAAAGCTGCGACGCGGATCCTTGGCCACCTCAAATCCAAGTCGCTGGATAAGTACGGCGAACACGACATTTTCTCAGCGCAATCCTTGGTGCAGGATGCCGTCTTTGAGAGCGGCGAGGTGTTGGTGCTGCGCCACAATCGCCCGGCGCGTGCTGGCCTGGATCTGCCGTTTCAGATCGAGGTGCTGGAAATCGATCACCTCGATCCGACAGTCACTACAGGGCCGGGCGGCAATGAGGTGCGCGACGGAATTGAATATGATGATGGGGGCCATGTGGTTGCCTATCACATCTATCAACAGCACCCCGGCTCATCCTCGCGCAAGATCAAGATCAAGTCGGATCGCTGGGTGGCTGACAATGTCCTGCACATCAAGCGACTAGAACGCCCAGGGCAAACACGCGGCGTTCCCTGGCTCGCGCCGGTCATGCTCACGATGGGTGAGATGCGCGACTATCTGGAGGCTCAGCTCCTCAAGCAAAAGATTTCTGCGCTGCTGGTGGGTGTGGTCAAAAGCACAAGCGGCGCTGGCCTGAGCGAGGAGCAAAAGGCGGCTGGTGTGGGTGAGATGCGCCCTGGTGGGATTGTCTACCTTGAGGATGGTCAGGAGATGAACTTTTCTGACCCGCCGGATGTAGGCGATTTTGATGCTGTTGTGCGGCTTGCCCTGGTCGCCATCGCGATGGGGCTGGGGATCACCTATGAGGCGCTGGCCGGGGATCTGAGCCGGGTCAACTTCGCCAGCTCCAAGGTGGGTCGCATCGAAATGGATGCGAACATCAAGACCTGGCAGAGCCGGGTCATGATTGGTCAGTTTTGCGATGGCGTGGCGAAATGGGCGCTGCAGGCCTATCGGCTGACGCCTGGCGCGCACAAAGGCGTTGCGATCCATTGGACGCCGCCCGCGCGTCCGATGATCGATCCCTCGCGCGAGATGAAACCCGTGATCGAGAAGATCGACAAGGGGCTGACCAGCCGCCAGCGATCTATCCGCGAAATGGGCCAGGATCCCGAGATCATCGATCAGGAGATCGAGGAGGACGAAGTGCGGGACGCTGAGCGCGCCAAGCGCGTGGCTAAGCGCACCAACCAAGAACAATCCCCCAGTGAACCAGCCGAAGGAGAAGGCGATGAAGGGAAATAA
- a CDS encoding GNAT family N-acetyltransferase, whose product MYKIRPASMRDVEGIAQIHVNCWTECYPYLPKGLHKLRGVEHRRMHWRKRIADHNDGIVLALEIDGEVKGFSYTMRNNDPDMPLAEAELHACYFLPEARRSSAGPQMMIEMIDHAHKFGWESICVWAWVKNPVRRTYAALGLEPLVHRERVIGKFSAKEVGYLCLDLGKLSEKLEANAILIERRGGASRSLQFRPARLRPIEIRNGIDR is encoded by the coding sequence ATGTATAAAATACGACCTGCTTCTATGCGAGATGTAGAGGGGATCGCGCAGATACACGTTAATTGCTGGACAGAATGCTATCCCTACTTGCCGAAGGGGCTTCATAAGTTGCGAGGGGTAGAGCATCGCAGGATGCATTGGCGGAAGCGGATTGCGGATCACAATGATGGCATTGTGTTGGCCCTGGAGATTGACGGGGAAGTTAAGGGTTTCTCTTACACAATGAGAAACAACGATCCCGATATGCCATTGGCTGAAGCAGAGCTGCATGCCTGCTATTTTTTGCCTGAGGCAAGGCGGTCGAGTGCTGGACCCCAGATGATGATCGAGATGATTGATCACGCACACAAATTTGGATGGGAAAGTATTTGTGTCTGGGCTTGGGTAAAGAACCCGGTCAGGAGAACCTATGCAGCTTTGGGGTTGGAACCCTTGGTCCATCGCGAACGGGTGATCGGCAAGTTCTCGGCAAAAGAGGTGGGTTATCTGTGTCTTGACCTCGGAAAGCTAAGTGAGAAACTCGAAGCGAATGCTATTTTGATTGAGCGGCGCGGCGGCGCATCTCGAAGTTTACAATTTCGCCCAGCCCGGCTTCGCCCGATTGAGATACGTAATGGCATAGATCGATAA
- a CDS encoding DUF7146 domain-containing protein, producing the protein MADRRSPQHPRNLAFKAAIEQCRDMRIELVAERLDLELITASGWASGACPKCGSAGHTPGSGPVDRFNINLSDGGFFCRKGCDDAKGSGAIDLVMVVQGVSFKEAVRYLVGDVSYTVTEAELERQRAARKRRNDQAERNKANRRQEAIELARGQWMRARGEDRAPLRDYLALRGISRRALRDLPVVLRYLPDYPYELRRKIDGRWRTLELHRGPVMLAAIQGDDGKFRCLHQTWFDLSRPKGKPEILLDGVRQTNKLTRGSQRRGAIRLITPPKFTTLVMGEGIETTLTAAIAGREIFGPDTAYWAGISLGHMHGKFARVDGKRQLGQPDLEDERAFVPPEGVRRFIFIMDADGKIEETRTKLEAGLRRAKAQCSTCQRFQIVEPAKGQDLNDMLMGATK; encoded by the coding sequence ATGGCTGATCGCCGGTCCCCTCAGCACCCCCGAAACTTGGCCTTCAAAGCCGCGATTGAGCAATGCCGCGATATGCGGATTGAGCTGGTTGCCGAACGGCTTGACCTTGAATTGATCACGGCCAGCGGTTGGGCGTCAGGAGCCTGCCCCAAGTGTGGATCTGCTGGGCACACGCCCGGATCTGGGCCGGTCGATCGGTTCAACATCAACTTGAGCGATGGCGGTTTTTTCTGCCGCAAGGGCTGCGATGACGCCAAAGGCAGCGGGGCCATCGACCTGGTGATGGTGGTGCAGGGTGTGAGCTTCAAAGAGGCGGTTCGCTACCTCGTGGGCGATGTGTCTTACACCGTGACTGAGGCCGAGCTCGAGCGCCAGCGCGCTGCCCGAAAGCGCCGGAATGATCAGGCCGAGCGGAACAAAGCCAACCGTCGCCAGGAGGCGATTGAATTGGCGCGTGGCCAATGGATGCGCGCGCGCGGCGAGGATCGCGCCCCGCTTCGTGACTATTTGGCACTGCGTGGGATCTCGCGCCGGGCGCTTCGGGATCTGCCCGTGGTGCTGCGCTACCTGCCGGATTATCCTTATGAGCTGCGCCGCAAGATTGACGGACGCTGGCGCACGCTGGAGCTGCACCGGGGCCCGGTGATGCTAGCGGCGATCCAGGGCGATGATGGAAAGTTCCGCTGCCTGCATCAAACCTGGTTTGATCTGAGCCGCCCTAAAGGCAAGCCCGAGATCCTGTTGGATGGCGTGCGCCAGACAAACAAGCTGACCCGCGGATCACAGCGGCGGGGCGCGATCCGGCTGATCACCCCGCCAAAGTTCACAACCCTGGTGATGGGTGAGGGGATCGAAACCACCCTCACTGCCGCCATTGCCGGTCGCGAGATCTTCGGGCCGGACACGGCCTATTGGGCGGGGATCAGCCTTGGCCACATGCACGGCAAATTCGCGCGTGTGGATGGCAAGCGACAGCTCGGTCAACCGGATCTTGAGGATGAGAGAGCCTTTGTACCGCCAGAGGGCGTGCGCCGCTTCATCTTCATCATGGATGCCGATGGAAAGATTGAAGAAACCCGAACCAAGTTAGAGGCAGGGTTGCGCCGTGCAAAGGCGCAGTGCTCGACCTGTCAACGGTTCCAAATTGTAGAGCCTGCAAAGGGCCAAGACCTGAATGACATGCTGATGGGGGCAACAAAATGA
- the nusG gene encoding transcription termination/antitermination protein NusG, with product MSDMSEAVMAMDQGSEGERLIWVVVRVNQPRNPNRRTALMGAEYETYRDRAGHLCIRAIKGTGKRVSVPELILQRAGFRVFQPMTKVWRQVNPRKPERVLIPRPMLSGWMFVGWANDRNRFPELMALEVVQGLLGDQGRPAIIAERAIKGFMRKWAGRGQHHSYARYMRTGHEFSEGDEVTVTAGPFSGFSAQVQQIRGRQAEILVSIFGRATSVEMDLFDLKGGGLRAVPSPQTSTQT from the coding sequence ATGAGCGACATGAGCGAGGCAGTTATGGCGATGGATCAGGGCAGTGAGGGCGAGCGTTTGATCTGGGTTGTGGTGCGGGTTAACCAGCCCCGCAACCCCAATCGGCGCACTGCGTTGATGGGCGCGGAATATGAAACCTATCGCGACCGGGCGGGCCATCTCTGCATACGCGCGATCAAGGGCACTGGCAAACGGGTTTCTGTGCCAGAGCTGATCCTGCAGCGCGCAGGCTTTCGCGTGTTCCAGCCCATGACAAAAGTCTGGCGACAAGTGAACCCCCGCAAGCCTGAGCGCGTGCTGATCCCGCGCCCGATGCTTTCAGGCTGGATGTTTGTTGGCTGGGCCAATGACCGCAACCGCTTCCCGGAGTTGATGGCGCTGGAGGTAGTGCAGGGTCTGCTAGGCGATCAGGGACGCCCCGCGATCATTGCCGAGCGGGCGATCAAAGGTTTTATGCGCAAGTGGGCGGGCCGGGGGCAGCATCACAGCTATGCGCGCTACATGCGTACAGGCCATGAGTTTTCAGAAGGGGATGAGGTGACAGTGACCGCCGGTCCTTTCTCCGGGTTCAGCGCCCAGGTACAGCAGATCCGGGGCAGGCAGGCCGAGATCTTGGTCAGTATTTTTGGGCGGGCCACCTCGGTTGAAATGGATCTGTTCGACCTCAAAGGCGGTGGGCTGCGCGCTGTCCCGTCGCCACAAACCTCAACCCAAACCTGA